GCCTCGTTGTAGAAGCCCATGGACGTGCAGGTCTGGTGCTCCATGGCGCCGCCCCAGGTGTACTGGGCGTGGCCGTACTTCTCATTGCGGAAGGGATAGGTGCCGTAGCGGGTGGAGAGCGCGTCCAGCGAGGCCAGCCCGGATTCCAGCACGAATTGCTGGTCGCCCGCGCTCAGGCCCCAGGACCAGTCGTGCATGGGCATGTCCTGGCCTTCCCAGCTCCAGACGGTCTCCGCGTGATTGTACTCGGTGACACAAAGCGAGACCAGATAGGTCACGATGGGCCAGCTCTCGTGCCACGTGAAGGTGCGCGTGCCGTCCTCGTTCAACACGTTGGAGCGCAGCACGCCGTTGCTCACCGCCGTGTTGAAGTCGTCGGTGGTGATGGCGAAGGTCAGGGAGTCCGCCTTGTCGCGCGTGTCGTCCTTGCAGGGCCACCAGCAGCGGGCGTCGAAGGGCTCGGCCTGGGTCGTGATGGTGTGCACGTTCTGCCCGGTCTGCACGTTGGCGCGCCAGGTGCTGAGCACGCCGCAGCCGTTGAACTCGGCGAAGTACTGGATCTGCAGGCGGGCGGCCTGGCCCTCGGCCAGCGCGGCCGGCAGCTGCACGCTCAGCCGGTCGCCCTCGCGCTGGTAGTCCAGCTCCTGGCTGCCGTCGCTGACGCTGTTGAGGGTCAGGTTGGGCGCGGCGTGCAACTCGAGGACCTCCAGGCCGTCCAGCCGACTGATCAGCTCCATCTCCACGAAGCCGTTCAGCAGGTCGTCGCCCTGGAAGACGGACACGGCCAGGTCGTAGAAGGTCACGTCGTACCAGGTCAGCGGATCGTCCTCGCGCAGGGCCTCGTCCAGCAACTGGGACGACTCGAGGCGCGCGGACTGCTTGCCCAGCCGGCAGGCCTCGCGGGCCTGGAGCACTGCCGCGCGGCCGGGCAGGGCCGTGGCGGGTGGCGCTCCCTGCCAGCCTTCGGTTTGAACTTCGTTCGGAAAGGAACTGCCGGCGGCGGCCGGCGCTGCCGATAAGAGCCAGGCGGCCAGGATCAAGACCAGGGCCGGCCAGGGCGTGTGCGCGCGTTTCATGTGGGCCTCCGGGAAGCGGAACGGAAGCGGGCCCCGGAGCGGGAACCCGCACGGCTTGGCGCACCAAGCTCACGAAGCGGGCAAGTTTCCGCAAGCGAAAGAGCTTGCAGGCTGCTAGGTTGACGCGGGAAAAGCGGGAGGACGGGCCATGATCATCGTGACCGGCGGGGCGGGCTTCATCGGCAGTGCCGTGGTCTGGGAGCTGAACCGGCGCGGGGTGGACGACATCCTCATCGTGGACCGGCTGGGCACCACGGAGAAGTGGCACAACCTGGCCAACCTGCGCTACAGCGAGTATCACCACAAGGACCAGTTCCTGCGCGATCTGCGCGCGGACGGCCTGCCGGCGGGCGTCACGGCCGTGATCCACATGGGGGCCTGCAGCTCGACCACCGAGCGCGACGCCGATTACCTGATGTTCAACAACGTGCACTACAGCCGCGATCTGGCCCGCGCCTGCGCGGCCGCCGGCGTGCGCCTGGTCTACGCCTCCAGCGCGGCCACCTACGGCGACGGCTCCCAGGGCTACTCCGACGACCTGCAGAGCCTGGACCGCCTGCGGCCCCTGAGCATCTACGGTTACAGCAAGCACCTCTTTGACCTGTGGATGCGCCGCGAGGGCCTGCTGGACAACGCCGTGGGCTTCAAATTCTTCAACGTCTTCGGCGTGAACGAGTACCACAAGGGCGAGATGCGCTCCATGGCACTCAAGGCCTGGGAGCAGATCCACGAGCACCACCACGTCAAGCTCTTCGCCAGCCACCGCACGGGCCACGCCGACGGCGGCGAGACCCGCGACTTCCTCTACGTGAAGGACGCCGTGCGCTGCGTGGCGGAGGCCCTGGAGCCCGCCATTCCGGGCGGGATCTACAACCTGGGGACGGGCCGGCCGCGCTCCTTCCGCGACATGGTGCACGCGGTGTTCGCCGCGCTGGGCCGCGAACCCGACATCGACTGGGTGGCCATGCCGATGGAACTGCGCGACCAGTACCAGTACTACACCTGCGCCGAGATGGACAAGGCCCGCGCCGTGGGCCTCAGCGTGCCCGCCACGCCGCTGGAGGAGGCCATCGCCGACTACGTCAAGGGCTACCTGGAGCGCACCCGCGCCCACCTGGGCAGCGAGGGCTGAGGCGCGAACCAGTGAGTTGATTTCATAGGGGAGGGCCGACGCCCTCCCTTTTTGTGGGCTGTCTGGCCGCTTGCCGGGCGGGGCCTGTCGCCGTCGTTCCCGGATCTGGCTGATGGAAGGTCGAACCGGTTGACCGGCAACGAATTCGTTCCCCAGTCCCTCTGGTTCGCCCCATTGGTTGACTTGTTAAGAAATCCCACCTTTTGACAGCCGAAGCCGGGCCCCGCGCGGGGTCCGCTCCCAATCAGCCAACCGCCGGGAACCCCGCGTGCGAAATGCGGCCGGACCCGGCTCGCCAAGGAGGATCCGATGGCACATAAGAAGCTCTTCATCCCCGGACCCGTCGATGTCCGGCCGGATGTGTTGGCCGCCATGGCCACGCCCATGATGGGTCACCGCAGCAAGGACGCCAGCGCCCTGCAGCGCGCGATCTCCGAGAAGCTCCAGCAGGTCTTCCAGACCCGCGAGCAGATCCTGCTCTCCACCTCCTCGGGCTCGGGCCTGATGGAGGGCTCCATCCGCTCCTTCACCCAGAAGGGCGTGGCCGTCTTCAGCGTGGGCGCCTTCGGCAAGCGCTGGTACGAGATGGCCGTCCAGAACGGCAAGACCGCGGACTTGTTCGAGGTGCCCCAGGGCCAGCACACCACCGCCGAGGCCGTGGAGGCCGCCCTGGCCACGGGCAAGTACGACACCTTCACCATCACGCACAACGAAACCTCCAGCGGCGTGATGAACCCCGTCGCCGAGATCGCCGAAGTGCGCCGGCGTTATCCCGACGTGCTCTGGCTGATGGACGCCGTCTCGAGCATGGGCGGCGCACCCATCGCCGTGGACGAGCTGGGCGTGGACTGCTGCATCACCAGCAGCCAGAAGGCCCTGGCGCTGCCCCCCGGCTTGGCCGCCTGCAGCGTCACCAAGCGCGCCATCGAGCGCGGCCGCACGGTCAAGGAGCGCGGCTTCTACTTCGACATGGTCCAGCTCTACGACTTCATCTTCAAGAAGGACTACCAATACCCGTCCACGCCCACCCTGAGCCACATGTTCGCGCTGAACCTCCAGCTGGACCTAATGCTCTCCGTCGGCCTGGAGGCCTACTGGAAGCGCCACGAGGAAAACATGAAGCTCACGCGCGAGTGGGCGGCCAAGCACTTCCGCCTGCTGGTGGAGGAGAAGTACGCCAGCCGCACCGTCACCGTGGTGCACAACACGCGCGAGCTCAACATCAGCGACCTGAACAAGGCGCTGGGCGAGCGCGGCTACCAGATCGCCAACGGCTACGGCGACCTGAAGGACAAGACCTTCCGCATCGCGCACATGGGCTGGCGCACGCGCGAGGAGCTGGAAGGCCTGTTCGGGCAGATGGAAGAGATCCTGGGTCTCAAGTAGGAGTCGCCACATGGCACGCATTCTCTTGAACGACGGCCTCGACGCGGCCGCCGTGCAGGCCCTGAAGGACAAGGGCCACGACGTGGACACCACCCACTACGAGGGCGACGAGCTCAACTCCCAGCTGAAGAGCGCCGACGCGGTGGTCATCCGCAGCGCCACCAAGCTGCGCGAGCCCAACATCGACGCGGCCCTGGCCGGCGGCAAGCTGAAGCTGATCATCCGCGGCGGCGTGGGCATCGACAACATCGACCACGTCTACGCCCGCGCCAAGGGCATCGAAGTCCGCAACACGCCCACCGCCTCCAGCGCGGCCGTGGCCGAGCTGGCGCTGGCCCACATGTTCGCCGTCAGCCGCTTCATCGCGCACAGCAACGTCAGCATGCGCCAGGGCGAGTGGAACAAGAAGCAATACAAGGGCACCGAGCTGGGTGGCGCCACGCTGGGGATCATCGGCATCGGGCGCATCGGCCAGGAACTGGGCAAGCGCGCCCAGGCCCTGGGGATGAGCGTCGTCTACACTGACCTGCCCGGCGTGGTCTGGGACCAGCCCGGTGCCAGGCGCGTGGAGTTGCCCGAATTGCTGGCCCAAAGCGATTACCTCAGCCTGCACGTGCCGTTCGACAAGGCCAAGGGCGCGCTGCTGGGCGCGGCCGAATTCGCCGTGATGAAAAAGGGCGTGCGGCTGGTGAACTGCAGCCGCGGCGGCGTGGTGGACGAGGCCGCCCTGCTGGACGCGCTGAACAGCGGCCAGGTGGCGGGCGCGGGCATCGACGTCTACGCCGAGGAGCCGACCAAGAACCAGACCCTGCTGAACCATCCCAACGTCAGCGCGACGCCGCACATCGGCGCGGAGACCAAACAGGCCCAGACGCGCATCGGCGCCGAGGTGGTAGCCATTCTCACCGAACGGCTGGGGGGCTGAGCATGGCGGTCTTCACCCCCTTCCAGGGCTTCCGGCCCCGCGCCGAGTTGGCGGCGCGCGTGGCCTGCCGGCCCTATGACGTGCTCAATTCCGCCGAGGCCCGGCTGGAGGCCGAGGGCAACCCCCACACCTTCCTGCACGTGGACAAGTCGGAGATCGACCTGCCCGCGGACGTGGACCTCTACGACGACCGCGTCTACGCCAAAGCCCGCGAGAACCTGGACCGCTTCATCGCCCTGGGTGTGCTGATCCAGGACGACACGGACTGCTTCTACATCTATCGCCAGCACATGGACGGCCGCGTCCAGACCGGCTGGGTGGGCTGCTGCAGCGTGGACGACTATCTGACGGACGTGATCCGCAAGCACGAGCACACGCGCGCCGACAAGGAGAAGGACCGCATCCGGCACGTGGACGAGTGCGACGCCAACGTGGGGCTGGTCTTCCTCACCTATCGCGGCCAGGCCCGGCTGGACCAGATCGCCGAGCAGTGGACGGAGAGCCGCCCGCCGGTCTATGACTTCGAGTCCGGCGGCGTGCGTCACCAGTGGTGGGTGCTGGACGACGCCAAACTGCAGGCGGAAGTCACGGCGGGCTTCGCCAAGGTCAAGAACCTCTACGTGGCCGACGGCCACCACCGCAGCGCCAGCGCGGCCAAGGTGGGCGAGCAGCGCCGGGCGGCCAATCCGAAGCACACGGGGGACGAGGAGTACAACCGCTTCCTGGCGGTCTGCTTCCCCAGCGACCAGCTGCACATCATGGACTACAACCGCCTGATCAAGGACCTGGGCGGCCGCACGCCCCAGCAGTTCCTGGCGGACCTGGAGCGCGCTTTCATGGTGGAGCCCGCCGGCGAGCGCGGCGCGCCCTGCAAGCCCGCGGAGCGCGGCAACTTCGGCCTCTATTTGGAAGGGTGCTGGTACCGGCTGACGGCCCGCCCCGAGGTGGTGCCGGCGGACGATCCGGTGGCCTGCCTGGACGTGGCCGTGCTGCAGAAGAACCTGCTCACCGACATGCTGGGCATCACGGATCCGCGCACGGACAAGCGGCTGGATTTCGTGGGCGGCATCCGCGGGCTGGCCGAGCTGGAGCGGCGCGTGGACGAGGACGGCTTCGCCTGCGCCGTGGCCATGTATCCCACGTCCATCGACGACCTGATGGCTGTGGCCGACTCGGGCCAGGTCATGCCGCCCAAGAGCACCTGGTTCGAGCCCAAGCTCTACAGCGGGCTGGTGGTGCACCGGCTGAGCTGAATCTGTTGACCGAAAGGCCGGGGAAACCCGGCCTTCTTTTGGGGACACGCACCGAGAATCGTGAGGCTGTCATGGCCGACGTTCATCACCGATGGAATCGACATGCCGGCACCATCAGGTGGCTCCTGGGTGGCCTGTGGTTGACCGGGATCGCCTGGGCCGCCGCTCCCACCACCATCTGCGTGGATGTCGCCTCGTGTCCCGCCACCATCCATGTACAGCGTCTCGAGATGAATCAGCCCGTGGTTTGGGAGGGCGTTGTGGATGTCATCCTTCCCCGGGGGCCTTTCGAGATGGAGCTGAGCAATCCTTGGGGCATGAACCCGGTGTCGATGGAGGTGAGCGCCGCTGACCTCGCCCTCGACAGCATGTCCATGGATTTGTGGTTGTCGGATGGCTTGGCGTCCATGAGCAGACAGCGGATTCCCATTCATGGGAGAAGGTTGCTCGATGAGGCATCCCAGCTGATTCAACATCACAGGTTGGTCGTGCATAGCGACTCCAATAGGAGCGCGATTCTGCGGCGGCTAGACGACACGCTCCGTGAGGAAGGGGACCGTTCTCCCTGGACGTGGACGGGCGATCTGTGGCAAGGTGATTTGCCCACCGCTGTGGGGCGGTTGCTGTCCAGCTGGCGGGAATCAGGACTGCAAATGCGGGAGCCGATCACCCTGCATGGAATGTGCGGGAAGGCGGGGCGGAAGTCGATCCACATTCGGGGGATTGCGAGGGAGTTGCTCGGTTCCCACGTGTATGCGACGACTGTGGAGAACTCACCGCGCACGGTGAACGCGGTGGCCAAACGTTGCGTGACCAATCAGGGCGAACGTGAGCTAGTCATGTCGAAGTGGGCGGACCTTCGATCCTCCGCATCAAGGAAGAGCCACGTGAAGTTCTGGCCCTTGGGATCTGATTGGCCCGAGTACCAGGAGGAGTGGGGCCAATTGTCCCTGGACCCACCTCTGCTATCCGGTGCGCTGCGATCCCGAATCGAGCCGGGCGGCACCGTGAGCTGGGGCGTGGACTCCACGGAATGGAAGTGGGACAAGGTGGTCCGGGACTCCCAGAAGCGGGGCATGGCCGGTACGACCGTAGCCAGCCTGGACATGGTGGCAGGTCTCCCGGGTCAAGATGACCGCCGCATCCTCCCCTATGAACACCACGTCCTTGAGTCCTTTGCCTTGCGCGATTGGCTGGTGGCCGGGCGGATCGACCGGCTCCCAATGGGAGACTCAGGGATTTTCCGTTACCCTTGGTTCTGTCACACGATGGGGACGCGGGACTACACGGCGCTCGAGCTGGGAGCCGTGACAGGACTTGATGCCGCTCGCCAAGTGTTCCAGGAAACACGCGCTGGTGAACCCGTGTGGCACTTGGATGTGCAGTTCACCAACACGGAAGACACCCCGTTGGAGTTCACTTGGCGTGAGATCCAGGGCCACACGCGGTGGACCCTGTTGGAAAGCGAGCCTGCCGCACGGGCCGGCGCCAACGGCTTGGCCCTGGACGTTCCCGTGAGGGTGCCCGCCCGTGGCATTGCCCATCTCAATGCGGTACTTGGCGTCCGCAAGGACTGATCCATTGTGCGCTTGGCAGCGCCCATACCAAGAACGACCTTTCCCGCCCTCACCGGCAGGAGATGTTCATGCGGCGATTCATCGGAGCGCAGCTGCTGCCCTCGGGCCTGATCTTCGGGTCTCTGCTGGCCGTTGCCCTGCTGGTGGACTGGGCCTTGCACCAGGCCGGCCTGGCTGGGGTGGGCCGCTGGCTGGGGCCGGTGGGCGTGGGCCTGTTGGCCCTCTCCTTTCTTCATTCCTTTCGGCGCCGCAAACTGCTGCGGCTGGGCTCGCCCAAGGGCCTGTTGCAGCTGCACGAGACCCTGGGTTGGCTGGGCGCCCTGCTCCTGCTCGTGCACGGGGGCATCCACCTGAACGCCGTGATTCCCTGGCTGGCCCTGCTGGCCATGGTGCTGGTGGTGGCCAGCGGCCTGACGGGCAAGTTCCTGCTGGCCGAGGCCCGCCGGCGCCTCGCGGCGCGCCGCCGGGAGCTCGAGGCCCTGGACCTGGATCCGCACGAGACGGAGCGCCGTCTGCAGAC
The DNA window shown above is from Candidatus Delongbacteria bacterium and carries:
- the rfaD gene encoding ADP-glyceromanno-heptose 6-epimerase, which produces MIIVTGGAGFIGSAVVWELNRRGVDDILIVDRLGTTEKWHNLANLRYSEYHHKDQFLRDLRADGLPAGVTAVIHMGACSSTTERDADYLMFNNVHYSRDLARACAAAGVRLVYASSAATYGDGSQGYSDDLQSLDRLRPLSIYGYSKHLFDLWMRREGLLDNAVGFKFFNVFGVNEYHKGEMRSMALKAWEQIHEHHHVKLFASHRTGHADGGETRDFLYVKDAVRCVAEALEPAIPGGIYNLGTGRPRSFRDMVHAVFAALGREPDIDWVAMPMELRDQYQYYTCAEMDKARAVGLSVPATPLEEAIADYVKGYLERTRAHLGSEG
- a CDS encoding alanine--glyoxylate aminotransferase family protein codes for the protein MAHKKLFIPGPVDVRPDVLAAMATPMMGHRSKDASALQRAISEKLQQVFQTREQILLSTSSGSGLMEGSIRSFTQKGVAVFSVGAFGKRWYEMAVQNGKTADLFEVPQGQHTTAEAVEAALATGKYDTFTITHNETSSGVMNPVAEIAEVRRRYPDVLWLMDAVSSMGGAPIAVDELGVDCCITSSQKALALPPGLAACSVTKRAIERGRTVKERGFYFDMVQLYDFIFKKDYQYPSTPTLSHMFALNLQLDLMLSVGLEAYWKRHEENMKLTREWAAKHFRLLVEEKYASRTVTVVHNTRELNISDLNKALGERGYQIANGYGDLKDKTFRIAHMGWRTREELEGLFGQMEEILGLK
- a CDS encoding DUF1015 family protein; protein product: MAVFTPFQGFRPRAELAARVACRPYDVLNSAEARLEAEGNPHTFLHVDKSEIDLPADVDLYDDRVYAKARENLDRFIALGVLIQDDTDCFYIYRQHMDGRVQTGWVGCCSVDDYLTDVIRKHEHTRADKEKDRIRHVDECDANVGLVFLTYRGQARLDQIAEQWTESRPPVYDFESGGVRHQWWVLDDAKLQAEVTAGFAKVKNLYVADGHHRSASAAKVGEQRRAANPKHTGDEEYNRFLAVCFPSDQLHIMDYNRLIKDLGGRTPQQFLADLERAFMVEPAGERGAPCKPAERGNFGLYLEGCWYRLTARPEVVPADDPVACLDVAVLQKNLLTDMLGITDPRTDKRLDFVGGIRGLAELERRVDEDGFACAVAMYPTSIDDLMAVADSGQVMPPKSTWFEPKLYSGLVVHRLS
- a CDS encoding NAD(P)-dependent oxidoreductase → MARILLNDGLDAAAVQALKDKGHDVDTTHYEGDELNSQLKSADAVVIRSATKLREPNIDAALAGGKLKLIIRGGVGIDNIDHVYARAKGIEVRNTPTASSAAVAELALAHMFAVSRFIAHSNVSMRQGEWNKKQYKGTELGGATLGIIGIGRIGQELGKRAQALGMSVVYTDLPGVVWDQPGARRVELPELLAQSDYLSLHVPFDKAKGALLGAAEFAVMKKGVRLVNCSRGGVVDEAALLDALNSGQVAGAGIDVYAEEPTKNQTLLNHPNVSATPHIGAETKQAQTRIGAEVVAILTERLGG